One Candidatus Lernaella stagnicola DNA window includes the following coding sequences:
- a CDS encoding alkaline phosphatase family protein, which produces MPRKRNAIFWLLVLCAALILFGLSACQSNDENDDEFDDGDAIGDDDDNDDDNNNDDNDDNNDDNDDDDNDNDDNDNDNDDDDTTPYWAVGEDLGPLDMNEYRPLGDQGLNSYEWETGLAAKDALLQSTSVKWVAAYDPAADLYTVWHADGELSFSRTIGAKGPEITVENQIGPDPFPYTDPMTGAGYDAELALLENPEGIQLPEHGYDPDDPRVGWMPDDLAVYPNALERIAQIFDSPHGPDIAFDVHASHAGGGGTHGNLGLMQARSTLLLAGAGVNPGVLVDNYARQVDIAPTVLALLGADTTTGVDERGHRVTNNFLTWQDGQALAEVMTDPSVQGLADYAVIFLFDGLAPNELYYHYENQGGGGLDLPNFFELIENGSFYKGGALVGWPSMSLPGHTSLGTGTYQGHHGMLNNDVYRPDLDEFFSFGWFTDRLDEILHDPQIAVDFYLLFFEDERGVESLYDAVHRSFGDWDLLRPGAWQQSAYTSCVNELTFLGADYGFYPLMQVVSLLLPDARAFDEEIYYLADFSVPWQIKATLVDPTHDVPKLTYASFYITDKHGEQYGPHSAAVRDDLFLLDDKIGQVMDAYRNAGVYDRTVFIVTSDHGMELVKPGSVDPWKPYLDATGIKYRTLLGSRQVYLHVMRVAAAWPTATTLALTVTSDNTGEVVADAAVTVTGGSCQPCEAITDEFGEASVDFAEAPTGAVLVEVVHDDYTPAVVDVLPAR; this is translated from the coding sequence GTGCCACGAAAACGAAACGCAATATTCTGGCTGCTTGTTCTCTGTGCCGCGCTGATCCTTTTCGGGCTTTCCGCCTGTCAATCAAACGATGAAAACGATGACGAATTCGATGACGGCGACGCTATTGGTGACGACGACGACAATGATGACGACAATAACAATGACGACAACGACGATAATAATGACGACAATGATGACGACGACAACGATAACGACGACAACGACAACGATAATGATGACGACGACACCACCCCGTATTGGGCGGTGGGCGAGGATCTCGGCCCGCTGGACATGAACGAATACCGGCCCCTCGGCGATCAGGGTCTCAACTCCTACGAATGGGAAACGGGCCTGGCGGCCAAAGACGCGCTGCTGCAAAGCACAAGTGTCAAATGGGTCGCGGCGTATGACCCGGCGGCAGACTTGTACACCGTCTGGCACGCCGACGGCGAGTTGAGTTTCTCGCGCACCATCGGCGCCAAGGGCCCGGAAATTACAGTCGAAAACCAAATCGGCCCGGACCCCTTCCCTTACACCGATCCGATGACCGGCGCGGGTTACGACGCGGAGCTGGCTCTGCTGGAAAACCCGGAGGGGATTCAACTGCCCGAGCACGGCTACGACCCCGACGACCCGCGAGTCGGCTGGATGCCCGATGACCTGGCCGTGTATCCCAACGCGCTGGAACGCATTGCGCAGATTTTCGACTCGCCGCACGGGCCGGACATCGCTTTTGACGTGCATGCTTCGCACGCCGGCGGCGGCGGCACCCACGGCAACCTGGGTTTGATGCAAGCGCGCTCGACCTTGCTGCTGGCCGGGGCGGGCGTGAATCCGGGCGTGCTCGTCGACAACTACGCGCGCCAGGTGGATATCGCGCCGACCGTGCTGGCGCTGCTGGGCGCGGATACCACCACGGGCGTGGACGAACGCGGACACCGTGTCACGAACAACTTTCTCACCTGGCAAGACGGGCAGGCGCTGGCCGAGGTGATGACCGACCCGAGCGTGCAGGGCCTGGCCGATTACGCGGTGATTTTCCTGTTCGACGGCCTGGCGCCCAACGAACTTTACTACCACTACGAAAACCAAGGCGGCGGCGGGTTGGACCTGCCGAACTTTTTCGAGTTGATCGAAAACGGTTCGTTCTACAAGGGCGGCGCGCTGGTGGGTTGGCCGAGCATGTCGCTGCCGGGTCACACATCGCTGGGCACCGGCACGTATCAAGGCCACCACGGTATGCTCAACAACGACGTCTACCGACCGGACCTGGACGAATTTTTCTCGTTCGGCTGGTTTACCGATCGGCTCGACGAGATCCTGCACGACCCGCAGATCGCGGTCGATTTCTACCTGCTCTTTTTCGAAGACGAGCGCGGTGTGGAGTCGCTGTACGACGCCGTGCATCGCAGCTTCGGCGATTGGGACCTGCTCCGGCCCGGGGCGTGGCAGCAAAGCGCCTACACCTCGTGCGTCAACGAACTGACCTTCCTGGGCGCCGACTACGGTTTCTACCCGCTGATGCAAGTCGTCTCGCTGCTGCTGCCCGACGCGCGCGCGTTTGACGAGGAAATCTACTACCTGGCCGACTTTTCGGTACCGTGGCAAATTAAGGCAACCCTCGTCGACCCGACCCACGACGTTCCCAAATTGACCTACGCCTCGTTCTACATCACCGACAAACACGGCGAGCAGTACGGCCCCCACTCGGCGGCGGTGCGCGACGACCTGTTTTTGCTCGATGACAAGATCGGGCAGGTCATGGACGCCTATCGCAACGCGGGCGTCTACGACCGCACGGTGTTCATCGTGACCAGCGACCACGGCATGGAATTGGTGAAGCCGGGCTCTGTCGACCCGTGGAAGCCGTACCTGGACGCCACGGGTATCAAGTACCGTACGCTGCTCGGGTCACGGCAGGTGTATCTGCATGTGATGCGCGTGGCGGCCGCGTGGCCGACGGCCACCACCTTGGCGCTGACGGTCACCAGCGACAATACCGGGGAGGTAGTCGCGGATGCGGCGGTCACCGTTACCGGTGGCTCCTGCCAGCCATGCGAGGCGATCACCGATGAGTTCGGCGAAGCATCCGTCGACTTCGCCGAAGCGCCGACGGGCGCGGTGCTCGTCGAAGTAGTCCACGACGATTACACGCCGGCCGTCGTAGACGTTTTACCGGCCCGTTGA